The Daucus carota subsp. sativus chromosome 9, DH1 v3.0, whole genome shotgun sequence genome window below encodes:
- the LOC108201091 gene encoding putative pentatricopeptide repeat-containing protein At1g12700, mitochondrial — MRSLASLTPVLPFLRSAAESAATTCGLALFQFDAHFLMFSTKPNPKHPYVPHFSNTSHARLQQLLYEKSKVGFDKLDDALQVFDKMLLMKPMLPVLKFNQLLAALVKMKEYSVAVSLFRDMRVRSIPLNIYTFTTAINCFCHLNRVDFAFSLLAGIIKHGFVPSVVTYTTLIRGLISQDMLQEAQLLFQNLIRFQLIQPDVVTYTIIIDGICKRGNPSVAVKLFKIMEKKGCKPDTVTYTTLIDCLCKYRLVDQALGLLHQMTRKGISPNVITYNSLVQGLCDINRWHDVKQLLKEMDVRNISRDVFTYNILVDAYCKEGMIEDAEDVIELMIQRGHYPDVVTYSSLMDGYCLRGEVDKALAVFESMARKGILPNALCYNILINGYCRKKKVDRAIDLFQQMPSEGLTPTIQTYSTILQGFFHVGRHVEAREFFKEKMINQGVELNKVTCRILLHGLCQNCYVFEALSFFQILESSGLVADIQVYTILIDGLSKNGHLENARSLFDNLPAKGLRPNVKTYTVMIQAYCHEGLLDEANELFREMEARDCLPNDVTYNMFIRGCLHNKNYYEAGVLMDEMFGRGFAADASTASVLLDLLDVQEQDPALLALCKKYSP, encoded by the coding sequence ATGAGGAGTCTCGCTTCATTAACACCAGTGCTACCATTTCTACGATCTGCAGCTGAGTCTGCAGCTACTACTTGTGGTCTCGCATTGTTTCAATTCGATGCTCATTTTCTTATGTTCTCCACTAAACCTAACCCCAAACACCCCTATGTTCCTCATTTTTCCAATACATCTCATGCGAGACTTCAGCAATTACTTTATGAGAAATCAAAGGTTGGTTTCGATAAACTCGATGATGCTCTccaagtgtttgataaaatgctcCTTATGAAGCCTATGCTTCCTGTTCTTAAATTTAATCAACTGCTAGCCGCCCTCGTTAAAATGAAAGAGTACTCTGTAGCTGTGTCTCTCTTTAGGGATATGCGTGTTCGAAGCATCCCCCTTAATATATATACCTTCACTACTGCCATTAACTGTTTCTGTCACTTGAATCGTGTCGATTTTGCCTTTTCACTATTGGCTGGAATCATCAAGCACGGTTTTGTGCCAAGTGTGGTGACTTATACCACTCTCATCAGGGGCCTTATTTCCCAAGATATGCTTCAAGAGGCTCAGCTTTTGTTCCAGAACCTCATCAGATTTCAACTTATTCAACCCGATGTTGTTACCTATACAATTATCATTGACGGCATTTGCAAGAGAGGGAATCCTTCTGTGGCTGTTAAGTTGTTCAAAATTATGGAGAAGAAAGGTTGCAAGCCTGATACCGTAACTTACACCACACTTATTGATTGTTTATGTAAATATAGGTTAGTTGATCAAGCATTGGGTCTTCTCCACCAAATGACAAGGAAAGGCATATCTCCAAATGTTATAACCTACAACTCCTTAGTTCAAGGTCTGTGTGACATTAATCGATGGCATGATGTCAAACAATTGCTCAAGGAGATGGATGTTAGGAACATTTCTCGAGATGTTTTTACTTACAATATATTGGTTGATGCGTATTGCAAGGAAGGAATGATTGAAGATGCAGAGGATGTGATAGAGTTGATGATTCAAAGAGGCCATTATCCTGATGTAGTCACTTACAGCTCACTAATGGATGGATACTGCTTGAGGGGAGAGGTTGATAAAGCTTTAGCAGTGTTCGAAAGCATGGCGAGAAAGGGAATACTGCCTAATGCTCTTTGCTATAATATTCTGATCAACGGGTACTGTAGAAAGAAGAAAGTGGACAGAGCCATAGATCTTTTCCAACAAATGCCCTCTGAAGGTTTAACCCCAACTATTCAGACTTACAGTACTATACTGCAAGGTTTTTTTCATGTGGGCAGGCATGTTGAAGCACGTGAATTTTTTAAGGAAAAGATGATTAACCAAGGTGTTGAGTTAAATAAAGTGACATGTCGTATCTTGTTGCATGGTCTTTGCCAGAATTGTTATGTATTTGAAGCACTATCGTTTTTTCAAATACTAGAGTCCAGTGGGTTAGTTGCTGATATACAGGTTTACACTATTCTGATTGATGGACTAAGCAAAAATGGACACCTTGAGAATGCAAGAAGCCTTTTTGACAACCTTCCTGCGAAAGGTTTGCGACCTAATGTCAAGACATACACAGTGATGATCCAAGCATATTGTCATGAAGGGTTATTGGATGAAGCAAATGAACTATTCAGGGAAATGGAAGCTCGTGATTGCTTGCCTAATGATGTCACATACAACATGTTTATCCGCGGTTGTTTACATAATAAGAATTACTATGAAGCAGGTGTACTCATGGATGAAATGTTTGGTCGCGGCTTTGCAGCAGATGCATCTACTGCATCTGTTTTACTGGATTTACTTGATGTGCAAGAACAGGATCCTGCTCTCCTTGCTTTGTGCAAGAAGTACTCGCCGTAG
- the LOC108201107 gene encoding probable helicase MAGATAMA 3 — translation MQGREKDVVVFSCVRGSKDKGIGFSADSPRMNVTRARSSVWVVGSASTLRKDEHWKNLIKSAEKRNALYKVSKPYADFFSDANIASMEIKKTVPELQEVPNDDIGFDMAIDVNVDDGPADVQDWGGGDAEGFDGAGDDD, via the exons ATGCAGGGAAGAGAAAAAGATGTTGTTGTATTTTCATGTGTCAGGGGAAGCAAAGATAAAGGCATCGGATTTTCTGCTGATTCTCCGAGAATGAATGTTACCAGAGCAAGGTCTTCTGTTTGG GTTGTGGGTTCTGCTTCAACTTTGAGAAAAGACGAGCACTGGAAAAATCTCATCAAGAGTGCAGAAAAGAGGAATGCTCTTTATAAG GTTTCGAAGCCGTATGCTGATTTTTTCAGTGACGCAAACATTGCATCTATGGAGATTAAGAAGACCGTGCCAGAACTGCAGGAAGTCCCTAATGATGATATTGGTTTCGACATGGCTATAGATGTTAATGTCGATGATGGACCAGCAGATGTTCAAGATTGGGGTGGGGGAGATGCAGAAGGGTTTGACGGAGCTGGAGATGATGACTAA
- the LOC108201065 gene encoding putative pentatricopeptide repeat-containing protein At1g12700, mitochondrial, whose amino-acid sequence MLQEAQLLFQNLIRFQLIQPDVVTYTTIIDGICKRGNPSVTVKLFKIMEKKGCKPNTVTYNTIIDCLCKHKLVDQALGLLHRMTRKGISPNVITYSSLIQGLCDINRWHDVKLLLKEMDVRNISRDVFTYSILVDAYCKEGMIEDAEDVIELMIQRGHYPDVVTYNSLMDGYCLQGEVDKALVVFESMTRKGILHDALSYNILINGYCRKKKVDRAIDLFQQMPSEGLTPTIQTYSTILQGFFHVGRHVEARNFFREKMINQGVELDKVTCRILLHGLCQNCYVFEALSFFQILESSGLVADIQVYTILIDGLSKNGHLENARSLFDNLPAKGLRPNVKTYTVMIQAYCHVGLLDEANELFREMEAHYCLPNDVTYNTLIRCCLQNNKYYEADVLLDEMLGRRFAADASTTSVLLDLLEVQEPDPTLLALREKYFP is encoded by the coding sequence ATGCTTCAAGAGGCTCAGCTTTTGTTCCAGAACCTCATCAGATTTCAACTTATTCAACCCGATGTTGTTACCTATACAACTATCATTGACGGCATCTGCAAGAGAGGGAATCCTTCTGTGACTGTTAAGTTGTTCAAAATTATGGAGAAGAAAGGTTGCAAGCCTAATACGGTCACTTACAACACAATTATTGACTGTTTATGTAAACATAAGTTAGTCGATCAAGCATTGGGTCTTCTCCACCGAATGACAAGGAAAGGCATATCCCCAAATGTTATAACCTACAGCTCGTTAATTCAAGGACTGTGTGACATTAATCGATGGCATGATGTCAAATTATTGCTCAAGGAGATGGATGTTAGGAACATTTCTCGAGATGTTTTTACTTACAGCATATTGGTTGATGCGTAttgcaaagaaggaatgattgAAGATGCGGAGGATGTGATAGAGTTGATGATTCAAAGAGGCCATTATCCAGATGTAGTCACTTACAATTCACTAATGGATGGATACTGCTTGCAGGGAGAGGTTGATAAAGCTTTAGTAGTGTTCGAAAGCATGACTAGAAAGGGAATATTGCATGATGCTCTTAGCTATAATATCCTCATCAACGGGTACTGTAGAAAGAAGAAAGTGGACAGAGCCATAGATCTTTTTCAACAAATGCCCTCTGAAGGTTTAACCCCAACTATTCAGACTTACAGTACTATACTGCAAGGTTTTTTTCATGTGGGCAGGCATGTTGAAGCACGTAATTTTTTTAGGGAAAAGATGATTAACCAAGGTGTTGAGTTGGATAAAGTGACATGTCGTATCTTGTTGCATGGTCTTTGCCAGAATTGTTATGTATTTGAAGCACTATCGTTTTTTCAAATACTAGAGTCCAGTGGGTTAGTTGCTGATATACAGGTTTACACTATTCTGATTGATGGACTAAGCAAAAATGGACATCTCGAGAATGCAAGAAGCCTTTTTGACAACCTTCCTGCGAAAGGTTTGCGACCTAATGTCAAGACATACACTGTGATGATCCAAGCATATTGTCATGTAGGGTTATTGGATGAAGCAAATGAACTATTCAGGGAAATGGAAGCTCATTATTGCTTGCCTAATGATGTCACATACAACACACTTATACGCTGTTGTTTACAGAATAATAAGTACTATGAAGCAGATGTACTACTAGATGAAATGCTTGGTCGCCGCTTTGCAGCAGATGCATCTACAACATCTGTGTTACTAGACTTACTTGAAGTGCAAGAACCGGATCCTACTCTTCTTGCCTTGCGTGAGAAGTACTTTCCGTAA